One genomic region from Streptomyces venezuelae encodes:
- a CDS encoding ATP-binding protein, whose product MSAAARVTETDEPPVRRLYRSADGRWLGGVARGLAGHLGLPVVWVRALFVALFFTEGLGVLLYAVFWIVVPLGVGGRAAPRPVFEITPDGRRRLRKPDKGQVFALIALVIGSVALIGKVNVDNESGRYIWPLLLIAVGVVLVWRQADNARRASWTESGRRRRTFQLVRGLVGVALVGTGLAVFLVVRGSIAQLGTALTAAVAVLTGIALLAGPWLVRMSQDLTEERTMRIRAQERAEVAAHVHDSVLHTLTLIQRNADDAGEVRRLARAQERELRNWLYKPEGTGRDEEEPATLAEAVKKAAAEVEDMHGVPLEVVVVGDCPLDEKLTAQMQAAREAMVNAAKYGGEGGAVQVFAEVEGRMVFVSVRDRGPGFDLDAVPEDRMGVRESIIGRMQRNGGSARLRSVPGGGTEVELEMERADG is encoded by the coding sequence ATGTCCGCAGCCGCTCGTGTCACCGAGACCGACGAACCACCCGTGCGCAGGCTCTATCGGAGCGCCGACGGGCGGTGGCTCGGCGGTGTCGCGCGCGGCCTCGCCGGCCACCTCGGACTGCCGGTCGTCTGGGTGCGCGCGCTGTTCGTGGCGCTGTTCTTCACGGAAGGCCTCGGCGTCCTGCTCTACGCGGTCTTCTGGATAGTCGTCCCGCTCGGCGTCGGCGGCCGGGCCGCTCCCCGCCCCGTCTTCGAGATCACCCCGGACGGCCGTCGCCGGCTCCGCAAGCCCGACAAGGGCCAGGTCTTCGCCCTGATCGCGCTCGTGATCGGCAGCGTGGCCCTCATCGGAAAGGTCAATGTCGACAACGAGTCCGGGCGGTACATATGGCCCCTCCTCCTCATAGCGGTCGGCGTCGTCCTGGTCTGGCGCCAGGCGGACAACGCCCGCCGGGCCAGCTGGACCGAGTCCGGCCGGCGCAGGCGGACGTTCCAGCTCGTCCGCGGACTCGTCGGCGTCGCCCTCGTCGGCACGGGCCTCGCGGTCTTCCTGGTGGTCCGCGGCTCCATAGCCCAACTGGGAACGGCCCTCACCGCCGCCGTCGCGGTCCTCACCGGGATAGCGCTGCTCGCGGGCCCCTGGCTGGTCCGGATGTCGCAGGACCTGACGGAGGAGCGGACCATGCGCATCCGCGCGCAGGAGCGAGCCGAGGTCGCGGCACACGTCCACGACTCGGTGCTGCACACCCTCACGCTGATCCAGCGCAATGCCGACGACGCGGGGGAGGTGCGTCGTCTCGCACGCGCGCAGGAGCGGGAGCTGCGGAACTGGCTCTACAAGCCCGAGGGCACCGGCCGGGACGAGGAGGAGCCCGCGACCCTCGCGGAGGCGGTGAAGAAGGCCGCGGCCGAGGTCGAGGACATGCACGGAGTCCCGCTGGAGGTCGTCGTCGTCGGCGACTGCCCGCTCGACGAGAAACTGACCGCACAGATGCAGGCCGCGCGCGAGGCGATGGTGAACGCCGCCAAGTACGGTGGCGAGGGTGGGGCGGTGCAGGTTTTCGCCGAGGTGGAGGGCCGCATGGTCTTCGTCTCGGTGCGGGACCGCGGTCCGGGCTTCGACCTGGACGCAGTGCCCGAGGACCGGATGGGCGTACGAGAATCGATCATCGGTCGTATGCAGCGCAACGGCGGTTCGGCCCGGCTGCGGTCCGTGCCGGGCGGGGGCACCGAAGTGGAGCTTGAGATGGAGAGGGCGGACGGATGA
- a CDS encoding PspC domain-containing protein — MTSSKPSTHEAPPPAEADASLPLQRSRSGKVVGGVCAGLGRHFDLDPVIFRITVGVLSVTGGVGLIFYGFAWLLVPLAGEDEHEGRRLLTGRVTGATLAAIFMALTGCGIFLTTLRSGSMLGFTMLLSLAVCGAAVWSRRRATGGEAEGRTETGAAHVVVEAPPETKAPPRIEYHSWWKDPIVKDGSTGRVTFAYLWGPHGLVDKDGKVDGVVPKPGSQWGPDPSRADRPTPSVRRTPLSIAGLVHLLAMLAAALGTALTWETEPLGTSLQTGLVAALAVFGLGLVISSFLGRTGFGTIVNTVITACLLAGAVALPDRITTDWVRETWKPATVAAVQPSYELGTGVGLLDLSALPVPAGTTVTTRAEVGAGQLKAVVPKDVVVKLHAEVGLGDLQLPGQPPDDIDIAPDMDETHTIAPPAGTAPAGTLDLSLEVGIGQVEVTRAAS; from the coding sequence ATGACGAGTTCGAAGCCTTCGACCCACGAGGCCCCGCCGCCGGCGGAGGCCGATGCCTCCCTGCCTCTGCAGCGCTCGCGGAGCGGCAAGGTCGTCGGCGGAGTCTGCGCGGGCCTCGGCCGGCACTTCGACCTCGACCCGGTGATCTTCCGGATCACGGTCGGCGTGCTGTCCGTGACGGGCGGGGTCGGCCTGATCTTCTACGGCTTCGCGTGGCTGCTCGTCCCGCTCGCGGGCGAGGACGAGCACGAGGGACGCAGGCTCCTGACCGGCCGGGTCACCGGGGCCACTCTGGCCGCCATATTCATGGCGCTGACCGGCTGCGGGATCTTCCTGACGACGCTGCGCAGCGGGTCGATGCTGGGCTTCACGATGCTGCTGTCGCTCGCGGTGTGCGGCGCGGCGGTCTGGTCGCGGCGCCGGGCGACCGGCGGCGAGGCGGAGGGCCGGACGGAGACGGGGGCCGCCCACGTGGTCGTCGAGGCGCCGCCCGAGACCAAGGCGCCTCCCCGGATCGAGTACCACTCCTGGTGGAAGGACCCGATCGTGAAGGACGGCTCGACCGGCAGGGTGACCTTCGCATACCTCTGGGGACCGCACGGCCTCGTCGACAAGGACGGCAAGGTCGACGGCGTGGTGCCGAAGCCCGGAAGCCAGTGGGGACCCGACCCCTCCCGCGCCGACCGGCCGACACCCTCGGTCCGGCGTACTCCGCTGTCCATCGCCGGTCTCGTCCATCTGCTCGCGATGCTCGCGGCCGCCCTCGGCACCGCCCTCACCTGGGAGACCGAGCCGCTGGGCACGAGCCTGCAGACGGGTCTGGTCGCCGCCCTCGCGGTGTTCGGCCTGGGCCTCGTCATCAGCTCCTTCCTCGGCCGCACCGGCTTCGGCACGATCGTCAACACCGTGATCACGGCCTGCCTGCTCGCCGGGGCGGTCGCCCTGCCCGACCGGATCACCACGGACTGGGTCCGCGAGACGTGGAAGCCGGCCACCGTCGCCGCGGTGCAGCCCTCCTACGAGCTGGGCACCGGCGTGGGTCTGCTCGACCTGTCGGCGCTCCCGGTCCCGGCGGGCACGACCGTCACCACCCGGGCGGAGGTGGGCGCCGGCCAGCTCAAGGCGGTCGTCCCGAAGGACGTCGTGGTGAAGCTCCACGCCGAGGTGGGGCTCGGCGATCTGCAGCTTCCCGGGCAGCCCCCGGACGACATCGACATCGCCCCGGACATGGACGAGACCCACACGATCGCCCCGCCGGCCGGGACCGCCCCGGCAGGCACGCTGGACCTCTCGCTCGAGGTCGGCATCGGACAGGTGGAGGTCACCCGTGCTGCTTCATGA
- a CDS encoding DoxX family protein encodes MTGRANRTDATTGWRATFARWQVTFTRWKTVASRYSLLPLRLFLGITFVYAGLDKLTDSAFFAADGSGSIGETMRAVRDSSAIPGMVDLALKSPAGFGYAIAFGELAVGIGTLIGLYARVAALGGALISLSLWLTVSWQVNPYYLGNDLAYLMAWLPLLLAGASELSVDRLLADRRRRTS; translated from the coding sequence ATGACGGGACGAGCGAACCGGACCGACGCCACGACGGGGTGGCGGGCCACCTTCGCCCGATGGCAGGTCACCTTCACCCGCTGGAAGACCGTCGCCTCCCGCTACTCCCTCCTCCCGCTCCGGCTCTTCCTCGGGATCACGTTCGTCTACGCCGGTCTCGACAAGCTCACCGACTCCGCCTTCTTCGCCGCTGACGGCAGCGGCTCCATCGGCGAGACGATGCGCGCCGTGCGGGACAGCTCGGCGATCCCCGGCATGGTCGACCTCGCCCTGAAGAGCCCCGCCGGCTTCGGGTACGCCATCGCCTTCGGAGAGCTCGCCGTCGGGATCGGGACCCTGATCGGTCTCTACGCCCGCGTGGCGGCGCTCGGCGGCGCGCTGATCTCCCTGAGCCTGTGGCTGACCGTGAGCTGGCAGGTGAACCCGTACTACCTGGGCAACGACCTCGCCTATCTGATGGCCTGGCTCCCGCTGCTGCTGGCAGGGGCGTCCGAGCTGTCGGTGGACAGGCTTCTCGCCGACCGGCGGCGCCGTACCTCATAG
- a CDS encoding class II aldolase/adducin family protein — protein MSVIPVPVPVDRLHFAMPPVHATAEEERTHRRQRLAGALRLFGRLGYEEGVSGHISARDPEFPDCYWVNPFGAPFEDLTASDLVLVNGDGQVVRGGQHVNQAAFTVHAQVHRARPDVVAVAHTHSLHGRALAALGELLDPLTQEACAFYQDHALYDAYTGVTVDAEEGRRIALALGSFKAIVLRNHGLLTVGGSVDAAAWWFIAMERCAQIQLAARAAGKPVPIDHREAVATREQLGSDLVGWINYQPLWRRISRAEPELLS, from the coding sequence ATGAGCGTGATACCCGTGCCCGTCCCCGTCGACCGGCTCCACTTCGCCATGCCGCCCGTCCACGCGACGGCCGAGGAGGAACGCACCCACCGCAGACAGCGGCTCGCGGGCGCGCTCCGGCTCTTCGGACGGCTCGGATACGAGGAGGGCGTCTCGGGCCACATCAGCGCCCGCGACCCGGAGTTCCCCGACTGCTACTGGGTGAACCCCTTCGGCGCGCCCTTCGAGGACCTCACCGCGAGCGACCTCGTCCTCGTCAACGGCGACGGGCAGGTCGTCCGCGGCGGCCAGCACGTGAACCAGGCGGCCTTCACCGTCCACGCCCAGGTCCACCGCGCCCGGCCCGACGTCGTCGCCGTCGCCCACACCCACTCCCTCCACGGACGGGCCCTCGCCGCGCTCGGCGAACTCCTCGACCCGCTCACCCAGGAGGCCTGCGCCTTCTACCAGGACCACGCCCTCTACGACGCCTACACCGGCGTCACCGTCGACGCCGAGGAAGGCCGCAGGATCGCCCTCGCACTCGGCTCGTTCAAGGCGATCGTGCTGCGCAACCACGGACTCCTCACCGTCGGCGGCTCCGTCGACGCGGCGGCCTGGTGGTTCATCGCCATGGAGCGCTGCGCCCAGATCCAGCTGGCCGCGCGGGCGGCCGGGAAGCCCGTGCCGATCGACCACCGCGAGGCGGTCGCCACCCGCGAACAGCTGGGCAGCGACCTCGTCGGCTGGATCAACTACCAGCCGCTCTGGCGCAGGATCAGCCGAGCGGAGCCCGAACTCCTGTCGTAA
- the guaA gene encoding glutamine-hydrolyzing GMP synthase → MSSATPAAAPDVSNPDVVLVVDFGAQYAQLIARRVREARVYSEIVPSTMPVAEMLAKNPKAIILSGGPSSVYAEGAPRLDREIFEAGVPVFGMCYGFQLMATTLGGTVDNTGAREYGRTDLHVSRAGSTLFEGTPVEQSVWMSHGDACSAAPEGFSVTASTDVVPVAAFENDEKKLYGVQYHPEVLHSTHGQQILEHFLYRGAGIEPSWTTGNVIEEQVAAIRAQVGDKRAICGLSGGVDSAVAAALVQKAIGSQLTCVYVDHGLMRKGETEQVEKDFVAATGANLKVVDAQERFLDALAGVSDPETKRKIIGREFIRVFEQAQLEILQEEGPEVAFLVQGTLYPDIVESGGGTGTANIKSHHNVGGLPDDIEFQLVEPLRQLFKDEVRMVGQELGLPDEIVQRQPFPGPGLGIRIVGEVTKERLDLLREADAIAREELTAAGLDREIWQCPVVLLADVRSVGVQGDGRTYGHPIVLRPVSSEDAMTADWSRLPYEVLAKISTRITNEVADVNRVVLDVTSKPPGTIEWE, encoded by the coding sequence GTGTCATCAGCGACCCCCGCTGCCGCGCCCGACGTCTCCAACCCGGACGTAGTCCTCGTTGTCGACTTCGGCGCCCAGTACGCCCAGCTCATCGCCCGCCGCGTCCGTGAGGCCCGGGTCTACAGCGAGATCGTCCCGTCCACCATGCCGGTGGCCGAGATGCTGGCCAAGAACCCGAAGGCGATCATCCTCTCCGGCGGCCCGTCCTCCGTGTACGCGGAGGGCGCCCCCCGCCTCGACCGCGAGATCTTCGAGGCGGGTGTCCCCGTCTTCGGTATGTGCTACGGCTTCCAGCTGATGGCGACGACCCTCGGCGGCACCGTCGACAACACCGGCGCGCGTGAGTACGGCCGTACCGACCTGCACGTCTCCAGGGCCGGCTCGACCCTCTTCGAGGGCACCCCGGTCGAGCAGTCGGTGTGGATGTCGCACGGCGACGCCTGCTCCGCCGCCCCCGAGGGCTTCTCCGTCACCGCGTCCACCGACGTCGTGCCGGTCGCCGCCTTCGAGAACGACGAGAAGAAGCTGTACGGCGTCCAGTACCACCCCGAGGTGCTGCACTCCACGCACGGCCAGCAGATCCTGGAGCACTTCCTCTACCGCGGCGCCGGCATCGAGCCGAGCTGGACCACGGGCAACGTGATCGAGGAGCAGGTCGCGGCCATCCGCGCCCAGGTCGGCGACAAGCGCGCCATCTGCGGTCTCTCCGGCGGCGTCGACTCCGCCGTGGCCGCCGCGCTCGTGCAGAAGGCCATCGGATCGCAGCTCACCTGCGTCTACGTCGACCACGGTCTGATGCGCAAGGGCGAGACCGAGCAGGTCGAGAAGGACTTCGTCGCCGCCACCGGCGCCAACCTGAAGGTCGTCGACGCGCAGGAGCGCTTCCTCGACGCGCTCGCCGGCGTCTCCGACCCCGAGACCAAGCGGAAGATCATCGGCCGCGAGTTCATCCGCGTCTTCGAGCAGGCGCAGCTGGAGATCCTCCAGGAGGAGGGCCCCGAGGTCGCGTTCCTCGTCCAGGGCACGCTCTACCCGGACATCGTCGAGTCCGGCGGCGGCACCGGCACCGCCAACATCAAGTCCCACCACAACGTCGGCGGACTCCCCGACGACATCGAGTTCCAGCTCGTCGAGCCGCTGCGTCAGCTGTTCAAGGACGAGGTCCGCATGGTCGGCCAGGAGCTCGGCCTGCCCGACGAGATCGTCCAGCGCCAGCCCTTCCCCGGCCCCGGTCTCGGCATCCGCATCGTCGGCGAGGTCACCAAGGAGCGCCTGGACCTGCTGCGCGAGGCCGACGCCATCGCCCGCGAGGAGCTCACCGCGGCCGGTCTCGACCGCGAGATCTGGCAGTGCCCGGTCGTCCTGCTCGCCGACGTCCGCTCCGTGGGCGTCCAGGGCGACGGCCGCACCTACGGTCACCCGATCGTGCTGCGTCCCGTCTCCTCCGAGGACGCGATGACGGCCGACTGGTCGCGCCTGCCCTACGAGGTGCTCGCCAAGATCTCGACCCGCATCACGAACGAGGTCGCCGACGTGAACCGCGTCGTCCTCGACGTCACGAGCAAGCCCCCGGGCACCATCGAGTGGGAGTAG
- a CDS encoding chorismate mutase produces the protein MTAMTQTEKTGARTDEAATLIGDARERIDSLDDRIIGLIQERMAVSAVIQEARISSGGRRVNLAREMEVLGHFRDALGKPGTALAMTMLELCRGRI, from the coding sequence ATGACCGCCATGACCCAGACCGAGAAGACCGGCGCCCGCACCGACGAGGCGGCGACGCTGATCGGTGACGCCCGCGAGCGCATCGACTCCCTCGACGACCGGATCATCGGTCTCATCCAGGAACGGATGGCCGTCTCGGCCGTCATCCAGGAGGCCCGGATCTCCTCCGGTGGCCGCCGGGTGAACCTGGCCCGCGAGATGGAGGTCCTCGGTCACTTCCGTGACGCGCTGGGCAAGCCCGGCACGGCCCTCGCAATGACCATGCTGGAGCTGTGTCGGGGCCGCATCTGA
- a CDS encoding GMC family oxidoreductase N-terminal domain-containing protein, with protein MTAVPPTQNQEQAEDAAYDYDVLVVGSGFGGSVTALRLTEKGYRVGVLEAGRRFTPGTLPKNSWDLKNFLWAPALGLYGIQRIHLLGNVMVLAGAGVGGGSLNYANTLYVPPKPFFDDPQWKDITDWQEELRPYYDQAQRMLGVRLNPTTTPSDVHLKAAAQAMGIGDTFHMAPVGVFFGDGADADGTAKAKPGGQVADPYFGGAGPARRACTECGECMTGCRHGAKNTLNENYLHLAEKAGATVHPMTTVVTVTEDSRGGYAVQTLPTDNRKKGKGRTFRARRVVIAAGTYGTQTLLHRMKDGGLLPRISQRLGELTRTNSEGLVGAQTTDRRYRKKHGKEKVDFTKGVAITSSIHPDANTHIEPVRYGKGSNSMGGMTVLQVPYGAHRVRNWFLNLLKHPTLAARSLSNWRWSERTIIGLVMQSLDNSLTTYRKPGGIGKGLLTARQGHGAPNPVQIPEATKAATLLAEEINGFAGSNIGELMGTPLTAHFLGGCPIGADAESGVIDPYHRLFGHPGISVVDGAAVSANLGVNPSLTITAQAERAMSFWPNKGEEDPRPRQGEAYVRVAAVEPKSPAVPAEAFGALRLPFLGIPTVPPKAKATAPDGQA; from the coding sequence ATGACCGCGGTACCCCCTACCCAAAACCAGGAGCAGGCGGAGGACGCCGCGTACGACTACGACGTCCTCGTCGTCGGCTCCGGCTTCGGCGGTTCGGTCACCGCCCTCCGGCTCACGGAGAAGGGCTACCGGGTCGGCGTCCTGGAGGCCGGGCGCCGCTTCACTCCCGGAACCCTGCCGAAGAACTCCTGGGACCTGAAGAACTTCCTGTGGGCCCCCGCCCTCGGCCTCTACGGCATCCAGCGCATCCACCTGCTGGGCAACGTGATGGTCCTCGCGGGCGCCGGCGTGGGCGGCGGCTCCCTCAACTACGCCAACACCCTCTACGTGCCGCCGAAGCCCTTCTTCGACGACCCGCAGTGGAAGGACATCACGGACTGGCAGGAAGAGCTGCGGCCGTACTACGACCAGGCGCAGCGGATGCTCGGCGTCCGGCTCAACCCGACGACGACCCCCTCGGACGTGCACCTCAAGGCGGCCGCGCAGGCGATGGGCATCGGCGACACCTTCCACATGGCACCCGTCGGCGTCTTCTTCGGGGACGGGGCCGACGCCGACGGGACCGCGAAGGCGAAGCCCGGCGGCCAGGTCGCCGACCCGTACTTCGGCGGCGCGGGCCCGGCCCGGCGCGCCTGCACCGAGTGCGGGGAGTGCATGACGGGCTGCCGCCACGGCGCCAAGAACACCCTCAACGAGAACTACCTCCACCTCGCCGAGAAGGCGGGCGCCACCGTCCACCCCATGACCACGGTCGTCACCGTCACCGAGGACTCCCGGGGCGGCTACGCGGTGCAGACCCTCCCCACCGACAACCGCAAGAAGGGGAAGGGGCGGACCTTCCGCGCCCGCCGCGTGGTGATCGCGGCCGGCACGTACGGCACGCAGACCCTGCTGCACCGGATGAAGGACGGCGGCCTGCTGCCCCGGATCTCGCAGCGGCTCGGCGAGCTCACCCGTACCAACTCCGAGGGTCTGGTCGGCGCGCAGACCACCGACCGGCGCTACCGCAAGAAGCACGGCAAGGAGAAGGTCGACTTCACCAAGGGCGTCGCCATCACCTCCTCGATCCACCCCGACGCGAACACCCACATCGAGCCGGTCCGGTACGGCAAGGGCTCCAACTCCATGGGCGGCATGACCGTCCTCCAGGTGCCCTACGGGGCCCACCGGGTGCGCAACTGGTTCCTCAACCTGCTCAAGCACCCGACGCTCGCCGCCCGCTCGCTCTCGAACTGGCGCTGGTCGGAGCGGACCATCATCGGTCTGGTCATGCAGTCCCTGGACAACTCCCTGACGACCTACCGCAAGCCGGGCGGGATCGGAAAGGGCCTGCTCACGGCCCGGCAGGGGCACGGGGCGCCGAACCCGGTCCAGATCCCGGAGGCCACCAAGGCCGCGACCCTCCTCGCCGAGGAGATCAACGGCTTCGCCGGCTCCAACATCGGCGAGCTGATGGGCACCCCGCTCACCGCCCACTTCCTGGGCGGCTGCCCGATCGGCGCCGACGCCGAGTCCGGCGTCATCGACCCGTACCACCGGCTCTTCGGGCACCCCGGGATCTCCGTCGTCGACGGGGCGGCCGTCTCCGCCAACCTCGGCGTCAACCCGTCCCTGACGATCACGGCGCAGGCGGAGCGGGCGATGTCGTTCTGGCCGAACAAGGGCGAGGAGGACCCGCGGCCGCGGCAGGGGGAGGCGTACGTGCGGGTGGCGGCGGTCGAGCCGAAGTCCCCGGCGGTCCCGGCCGAGGCCTTCGGCGCCCTGCGGCTGCCGTTCCTGGGAATCCCGACGGTCCCGCCGAAGGCGAAGGCGACGGCGCCGGACGGCCAGGCGTGA
- a CDS encoding succinic semialdehyde dehydrogenase, translating into MTDSQAPAALSVPEVPAAKGGASVPAGATNPVAPAPARARTAAEVVTPEVVARLTRGVVGSGRTANHTPFTGERLAELPESTPEDVAEAFTRARAAQTAWAATPVKARAAVLLRFHDLVLQRQSEVLDLIQLETGKARLHAHEEVQAVCVAARHYGRKAASYLRAKRHTGVVPTLTKVTELRQPRGVVGQIAPWNYPLELSVGDALPAFVSGNAVVMKPDTETALTALWARDLLIEAGLPAEVFQVVLGEGPVVGPEVVKHADYVSFTGSTRTGREVAQGAAARLVGVSLELGGKNAMLVLKDADIEKAAAGAVRACFSSAGQLCISIERLYVHESVADAFLDRFAARTKAMRLGSSLAYGADMGSLVGDRQLETVTKHVDEAVAKGARLVAGGVARPDIGPLFYEPTILDGVEAPMAVCSEETFGPVVSVYRFTDEDEVIELANATPYGLNSSVWTQDSRRGHAVASRLRTGTVNINEGYAPAYGSVQSPMGGMKDSGLGRRHGSEGILKYTEAQTVAQQRLMPLAPSFGMDDEKYAAVMSLSLKAMKTLRLR; encoded by the coding sequence ATGACGGACTCGCAGGCCCCCGCCGCCCTCTCGGTTCCCGAAGTCCCCGCCGCGAAGGGCGGAGCGTCCGTGCCCGCCGGCGCGACCAACCCGGTCGCGCCCGCGCCCGCCCGCGCGCGGACCGCCGCCGAGGTCGTGACGCCCGAGGTGGTCGCCCGCCTCACCCGGGGCGTCGTCGGATCCGGCCGGACCGCCAACCACACCCCCTTCACCGGGGAGCGGCTGGCGGAGCTGCCCGAGTCCACCCCCGAGGACGTCGCCGAGGCCTTCACGCGCGCGCGTGCCGCCCAGACCGCGTGGGCCGCCACCCCGGTCAAGGCCCGCGCCGCCGTCCTCCTTCGCTTCCACGACCTCGTCCTCCAGCGTCAGTCCGAGGTCCTCGACCTCATCCAGCTGGAGACGGGCAAGGCGCGCCTGCACGCCCACGAGGAGGTCCAGGCGGTGTGCGTCGCCGCCCGCCACTACGGCCGCAAGGCCGCCTCGTACCTGCGCGCCAAGCGCCACACCGGAGTCGTACCGACCCTCACCAAGGTCACCGAACTGCGCCAGCCGCGCGGGGTCGTCGGGCAGATCGCGCCCTGGAACTACCCGCTGGAGCTCTCCGTCGGCGACGCGCTCCCCGCCTTCGTCTCGGGCAACGCGGTCGTCATGAAGCCCGACACGGAGACCGCGCTCACCGCGCTCTGGGCCCGCGACCTGCTGATCGAGGCCGGGCTGCCCGCCGAGGTCTTCCAGGTCGTCCTGGGCGAGGGCCCGGTCGTCGGACCCGAGGTCGTCAAGCACGCCGACTACGTCTCCTTCACCGGCTCCACCCGCACCGGCCGCGAGGTCGCCCAGGGCGCCGCCGCCCGGCTCGTCGGCGTCTCCCTCGAACTCGGCGGCAAGAACGCGATGCTCGTCCTGAAGGACGCCGACATCGAGAAGGCCGCCGCCGGAGCCGTCCGCGCCTGCTTCTCCTCCGCCGGACAGCTCTGCATCTCCATCGAGCGGCTGTACGTCCACGAGTCCGTCGCCGACGCCTTCCTCGACCGCTTCGCCGCCCGCACCAAGGCCATGCGCCTCGGCAGCTCCCTCGCGTACGGGGCGGACATGGGCTCCCTCGTCGGCGACCGGCAGCTGGAGACGGTCACGAAGCACGTCGACGAGGCCGTCGCCAAGGGCGCCAGGCTCGTCGCCGGCGGCGTCGCCCGCCCCGACATCGGCCCCCTCTTCTACGAGCCGACCATCCTCGACGGCGTCGAGGCCCCGATGGCCGTCTGCTCCGAGGAGACCTTCGGCCCGGTCGTCTCCGTCTACCGCTTCACGGACGAGGACGAGGTGATCGAGCTCGCCAACGCCACGCCGTACGGCCTCAACTCCTCGGTGTGGACCCAGGACTCGCGCCGCGGCCACGCCGTCGCGTCCCGGCTGCGCACCGGCACCGTCAACATCAACGAGGGGTACGCGCCGGCCTACGGCAGCGTGCAGTCCCCGATGGGCGGCATGAAGGACTCCGGTCTCGGCCGCCGCCACGGCTCGGAGGGCATCCTCAAGTACACCGAGGCCCAGACCGTCGCCCAGCAGCGGCTGATGCCGCTCGCGCCCTCCTTCGGCATGGACGACGAGAAGTACGCCGCGGTGATGAGCCTGTCCCTCAAGGCGATGAAGACCCTGCGCCTGCGCTGA